A single genomic interval of Primulina huaijiensis isolate GDHJ02 chromosome 7, ASM1229523v2, whole genome shotgun sequence harbors:
- the LOC140980836 gene encoding squamosa promoter-binding-like protein 3 produces MIVDDGEINGGYFNPSGGGGVSSASGSDGDHGSSAKSSISASVDSSTKDGMQTPNFRFMSSGNFGKKMDMNGIEISGTSSPLNALEEPLIDLKLGKRTYFENSGNMGNTKMASFFVMPTSSSSTPKKTKSSGQNIPMPRCQVEDCNLDLSMAKEYHRKHRVCDSHSKCPKVIVGGVERRFCQQCSRFHGLSEFDEKKRSCRRRLSHHNARRRKPQQETIQLKAGVSSQFYGGRQQMSFLPNNTPILHSRTPARSIWDSACNPEFTITKGYSLKSNGYGITDEQLHVPGPSIKFNMHGNTASFLTSKNSASEILNPGSEGALGSSQVDAAPEFDRALSLLSTNSWGSESIAMHENVANFTHPMTQHSILESVPLASSEMWLSGQQSTDSRPQLLATTYKFQENHLLKTPYEPDFYLSILN; encoded by the exons ATGATTGTTGATGATGGAGAAATCAATGGCGGATACTTCAATCCGTCAGGCGGAGGCGGTGTAAGTAGTGCCTCTGGCTCTGATGGTGATCACGGCTCTTCAGCTAAAAGCTCAATTTCAGCTTCTGTGGATTCCTCTACAAAGGATGGGATGCAAACTCCTAACTTCAGATTCATGTCCTCTGGAAATTTTGGCAAGAAAATGGACATGAATGGAATTGAGATTTCTGGAACTTCTTCACCTTTGAACGCTTTAGAGGAACCGCTAATTGATCTGAAACTTGGAAAGAGGACTTATTTCGAGAATAGTGGGAACATGGGAAATACTAAGATGGCTTCATTTTTTGTGATGCCTACTTCGTCCAGCAGTACACCTAAGAAAACAAAATCATCTGGTCAGAATATCCCTATGCCACGGTGTCAAGTCGAGGACTGCAATCTTGATCTTTCAATGGCCAAGGAATATCACAGAAAGCACAGAGTTTGTGATAGCCATTCTAAATGTCCAAAGGTTATTGTTGGAGGTGTTGAACGTCGTTTTTGCCAGCAGTGTAGCAG GTTTCATGGTTTGTCTGAATTTGATGAAAAGAAGCGCAGTTGTCGAAGAAGACTTTCTCATCATAATGCACGACGCCGCAAGCCACAGCAGGAAACTATCCAGTTAAAAGCAGGGGTTTCATCGCAATTTTATG GAGGAAGGCAACAAATGAGTTTTCTGCCGAACAACACCCCAATTCTTCATTCTCGAACTCCTGCACGTTCTATATGGGATAGCGCATGCAACCCCGAGTTCACTATTACTAAAGGATATTCTTTGAAGTCTAATGGATATGGAATtactgatgagcaattgcatGTACCAGGTCCAAGTATCAAGTTCAATATGCATGGGAATACAGCCAGTTTTTTGACATCCAAGAATTCCGCATCTGAGATCTTGAATCCAG GTTCTGAGGGAGCCCTTGGGTCTTCCCAAGTAGATGCAGCACCGGAGTTTGACCGTGCTCTCTCTCTTCTGTCAACTAATTCCTGGGGTTCAGAATCCATTGCAATGCATGAAAATGTTGCCAACTTCACTCATCCTATGACACAGCATTCGATACTAGAAAGCGTTCCCCTCGCTTCTTCAGAAATGTGGCTGTCTGGACAGCAGTCCACTGATTCCAGACCTCAATTATTGGCCACCACCTACAAATTTCAGGAAAACCACCTTCTCAAAACGCCGTACGAGCCTGATTTTTATCTCAGTATCTTGAACTGA
- the LOC140980396 gene encoding flavonoid 3',5'-methyltransferase-like: protein MKETFNHPTILKSHALGKYILDTFAYPREHEQLEAIRMATIEKYSYMSAMSITADVGSLLSMLVKIMNAKKTIEVGVFTGYSLLSTALALPDDGKIMAIDIDREAYETGLPFIQKAKVEHKIQFILSDATEVLEGLSAKGEEGTFDFAFVDADKPNYINYHEQLLKLVKIGGIIAYDNTLWGGSVAETDEDKIASFLKTWKNDIIEFNNFLAKDSRIELALLSIGDGLSLCKRLI, encoded by the exons ATGAAAGAAACGTTCAATCACCCCACTATTCTGAAAAGCCATGCACTTGGAAAG TACATTTTGGATACATTTGCATACCCCAGAGAACATGAGCAACTCGAGGCAATAAGGATGGCCACCATCGAAAAGTACAGCTACAT GAGCGCGATGAGTATAACGGCAGATGTGGGATCACTCCTATCAATGCTGGTGAAAATAATGAACGCCAAGAAAACGATTGAAGTCGGGGTTTTCACTGGTTACTCACTCTTGTCGACTGCTCTTGCACTCCCTGATGATGGCAAA ATAATGGCTATTGACATAGACCGGGAAGCTTATGAGACGGGATTGCCATTTATTCAAAAGGCAAAAGTGGAGCACAAAATTCAATTCATCCTGTCTGATGCCACTGAAGTTCTCGAGGGACTTTCTGCCAAA GGTGAAGAAGGGACATTTGACTTTGCATTTGTGGATGCGGATAAACCTAATTACATAAACTACCATGAACAACTATTGAAATTAGTCAAAATCGGAGGGATAATAGCCTACGACAATACTCTGTGGGGTGGATCAGTAGCAGAAACCGACGAGGATAAAATTGCAAGTTTTTTAAAGACCtggaaaaatgatataattgaATTCAACAATTTCTTGGCAAAAGATTCTCGAATTGAATTAGCTCTCCTTTCCATCGGAGATGGTCTCAGTCTATGCAAACGTCTCATATAG
- the LOC140980566 gene encoding probable pre-mRNA-splicing factor ATP-dependent RNA helicase DEAH2 isoform X4 — protein sequence MGTERKRKVSLFDVVDEASASVKISRANGNDGMAASASTINRWNGRAFSQRYYEILDKRKSLPVWHQKDEFFQALKANQALILVGETGSGKTTQIPQFVLEAIEIESPDKRKKFMVGCTQPRRVAAMSVSRRVAEEMDVTIGEEVGYSIRFEDCSSARTVLKYLTDGMLLREAMTDPLLERYKVIILDEAHERTLATDVLFGLLKEVLKNRPDLKLVVMSATLEAEKFQGYFHGAPLMKVPGRLHPVEIFYTQDPERDYLEAAIKTVIQIHTFEGPGDILVFLTGEEEIEDACRKMTKEIANIGDHVGPVKIVPLYSTLPPAMQQKIFEAAPPPVVEGGPPGRKIVVSTNIAETSLTIDGIVYVIDPGFAKQKVYNPRIRVESLLVSPISKASAHQRSGRAGRTQPGKCFRLYTEKSFNNDLVAQTYPEILRSNLANTVLTLKKLGIDDLVHFDFMDPPAPETLMRALEVLNYLGALDDDGNLTKLGEIMSELPLDPQMAKMLVVSPEFNCSNEILSVSAMLSDSCSFSVFSHEANGIFSPLCIC from the exons ATGGGAACAGAGAGGAAAAGGAAGGTAAGCCTGTTTGACGTGGTGGACGAGGCATCGGCGTCGGTTAAGATCTCCAGAGCCAATGGAAACGATGGCATGGCTGCTTCTGCTTCGACAATTAACCGGTGGAATGGAAGGGCTTTCTCTCAGAGATATTATGAGATTCTGGATAAGAGGAAGTCCCTCCCCGTTTGGCATCAGAAAGATGAGTTCTTTCAGGCGCTTAAAGCTAATCAAGCCCTAATTCTTGTTGGGGAAACTGGCAGTGGTAAAACCACTCAG ATTCCTCAGTTTGTTCTGGAGGCTATAGAGATAGAGTCCCCGGATAAGCGCAAGAAGTTCATGGTTGGATGCACCCAGCCTCGGAGAGTGGCTGCAATGTCTGTTTCAAGAAGAGTGGCCGAAGAGATGGATGTGACTATTGGGGAGGAGGTTGGTTATAGTATTCGTTTTGAAGACTGCAGCAGTGCTAGAACAGTTTTGAA ATACTTAACAGATGGTATGCTTCTGAGAGAAGCCATGACTGATCCACTCTTGGAGAGATACAAAGTGATCATACTTGATGAGGCTCATGAGAGAACTTTGGCAACAGATGTTCTTTTTGGACTTCTGAAGGAAGTGTTGAAAAATAGGCCTGACTTGAAGCTAGTAGTCATGAGTGCTACGCTTGAGGCTGAAAAATTTCAGGGTTATTTTCATGGTGCACCATTAATGAAAGTGCCGGGAAGGCTTCATCCAGTTGAGATTTTTTACACACAGGATCCTGAAAGAGATTACCTGGAAGCCGCTATTAAGACTGTCATTCAGATACACACTTTTGAAGGTCCTggggatatacttgtgtttttAACTGGAGAAGAGGAAATTGAAGATGCTTGTCGCAAGATGACAAAAGAAATAGCCAACATTGGAGATCATGTTGGACCAGTTAAAATAGTACCACTATACTCCACCCTTCCTCCAGCTATGCAGCAGAAGATTTTTGAAGCTGCACCACCCCCAGTGGTGGAGGGCGGTCCACCTGGAAGGAAGATTGTCGTGTCCACAAATATTGCCGAAACCTCTTTAACTATTGATGGTATAGTTTATGTTATAGATCCAGGGTTTGCAAAACAGAAGGTTTATAACCCACGGATTCGTGTTGAGTCTCTCTTGGTTTCACCTATATCAAAGGCTAGTGCTCATCAGCGTTCAGGGCGTGCTGGTAGAACTCAGCCAGGCAAGTGTTTCAGGCTCTACACTGAAAAAAGTTTCAATAATGATCTTGTGGCGCAGACATATCCAGAGATACTGCGGTCAAACCTTGCAAATACAGTACTCACATTGAAGAAACTGGGAATAGACGATTTGGTCCATTTTGATTTTATGGACCCACCCGCTCCAGAGACACTGATGAGAGCACTGGAGGTCTTGAATTACTTAGGGGCCCTTGATGATGATGGAAATTTGACCAAGTTAGGTGAAATCATGAGTGAACTTCCATTAGATCCTCAAATGGCAAAAATGCTAGTTGTCAGCCCAGAGTTCAATTGTTCAAACGAGATTCTTTCAGTATCTGCTATGCTTTCAG ATAGTTGCAGTTTCTCAGTATTCTCTCATGAAGCAAATGGTATCTTCTCGCCTCTATGCATCTGCTGA
- the LOC140980566 gene encoding probable pre-mRNA-splicing factor ATP-dependent RNA helicase DEAH2 isoform X1 has translation MGTERKRKVSLFDVVDEASASVKISRANGNDGMAASASTINRWNGRAFSQRYYEILDKRKSLPVWHQKDEFFQALKANQALILVGETGSGKTTQIPQFVLEAIEIESPDKRKKFMVGCTQPRRVAAMSVSRRVAEEMDVTIGEEVGYSIRFEDCSSARTVLKYLTDGMLLREAMTDPLLERYKVIILDEAHERTLATDVLFGLLKEVLKNRPDLKLVVMSATLEAEKFQGYFHGAPLMKVPGRLHPVEIFYTQDPERDYLEAAIKTVIQIHTFEGPGDILVFLTGEEEIEDACRKMTKEIANIGDHVGPVKIVPLYSTLPPAMQQKIFEAAPPPVVEGGPPGRKIVVSTNIAETSLTIDGIVYVIDPGFAKQKVYNPRIRVESLLVSPISKASAHQRSGRAGRTQPGKCFRLYTEKSFNNDLVAQTYPEILRSNLANTVLTLKKLGIDDLVHFDFMDPPAPETLMRALEVLNYLGALDDDGNLTKLGEIMSELPLDPQMAKMLVVSPEFNCSNEILSVSAMLSVPNCFVRPREAQKAADEAKARFGHIDGDHLTLLNVYHAYKQNKEDPQWCYENFVNHRALKSADNVRQQLARIMARFNLKLCSTDFNSRDYYVNIRKAMLAGYFMQVAHLERTGHYLTVKDNQVVHLHPSNCLDHKPEWVIYNEYVLTSRNFIRTVTDVRGEWLIDIAPHYYDLSNFPNCEAKRQLEKLYKKRESSREEGKNRK, from the exons ATGGGAACAGAGAGGAAAAGGAAGGTAAGCCTGTTTGACGTGGTGGACGAGGCATCGGCGTCGGTTAAGATCTCCAGAGCCAATGGAAACGATGGCATGGCTGCTTCTGCTTCGACAATTAACCGGTGGAATGGAAGGGCTTTCTCTCAGAGATATTATGAGATTCTGGATAAGAGGAAGTCCCTCCCCGTTTGGCATCAGAAAGATGAGTTCTTTCAGGCGCTTAAAGCTAATCAAGCCCTAATTCTTGTTGGGGAAACTGGCAGTGGTAAAACCACTCAG ATTCCTCAGTTTGTTCTGGAGGCTATAGAGATAGAGTCCCCGGATAAGCGCAAGAAGTTCATGGTTGGATGCACCCAGCCTCGGAGAGTGGCTGCAATGTCTGTTTCAAGAAGAGTGGCCGAAGAGATGGATGTGACTATTGGGGAGGAGGTTGGTTATAGTATTCGTTTTGAAGACTGCAGCAGTGCTAGAACAGTTTTGAA ATACTTAACAGATGGTATGCTTCTGAGAGAAGCCATGACTGATCCACTCTTGGAGAGATACAAAGTGATCATACTTGATGAGGCTCATGAGAGAACTTTGGCAACAGATGTTCTTTTTGGACTTCTGAAGGAAGTGTTGAAAAATAGGCCTGACTTGAAGCTAGTAGTCATGAGTGCTACGCTTGAGGCTGAAAAATTTCAGGGTTATTTTCATGGTGCACCATTAATGAAAGTGCCGGGAAGGCTTCATCCAGTTGAGATTTTTTACACACAGGATCCTGAAAGAGATTACCTGGAAGCCGCTATTAAGACTGTCATTCAGATACACACTTTTGAAGGTCCTggggatatacttgtgtttttAACTGGAGAAGAGGAAATTGAAGATGCTTGTCGCAAGATGACAAAAGAAATAGCCAACATTGGAGATCATGTTGGACCAGTTAAAATAGTACCACTATACTCCACCCTTCCTCCAGCTATGCAGCAGAAGATTTTTGAAGCTGCACCACCCCCAGTGGTGGAGGGCGGTCCACCTGGAAGGAAGATTGTCGTGTCCACAAATATTGCCGAAACCTCTTTAACTATTGATGGTATAGTTTATGTTATAGATCCAGGGTTTGCAAAACAGAAGGTTTATAACCCACGGATTCGTGTTGAGTCTCTCTTGGTTTCACCTATATCAAAGGCTAGTGCTCATCAGCGTTCAGGGCGTGCTGGTAGAACTCAGCCAGGCAAGTGTTTCAGGCTCTACACTGAAAAAAGTTTCAATAATGATCTTGTGGCGCAGACATATCCAGAGATACTGCGGTCAAACCTTGCAAATACAGTACTCACATTGAAGAAACTGGGAATAGACGATTTGGTCCATTTTGATTTTATGGACCCACCCGCTCCAGAGACACTGATGAGAGCACTGGAGGTCTTGAATTACTTAGGGGCCCTTGATGATGATGGAAATTTGACCAAGTTAGGTGAAATCATGAGTGAACTTCCATTAGATCCTCAAATGGCAAAAATGCTAGTTGTCAGCCCAGAGTTCAATTGTTCAAACGAGATTCTTTCAGTATCTGCTATGCTTTCAG TACCCAATTGCTTTGTCCGGCCTAGGGAGGCGCAAAAGGCTGCAGATGAAGCAAAAGCCCGGTTCGGTCACATCGATGGGGATCACCTCACTCTGTTGAATGTGTATCATGCATACAAGCAAAACA AGGAAGATCCACAATGGTGCTATGAGAATTTCGTCAATCATAGGGCTCTTAAATCTGCGGACAATGTTAGACAACAGCTAGCTCGCATAATGGCTAGGTTCAACCTGAAGTTATGCAGCACGGATTTTAATAGTCGTGATTACTATGTGAATATTAGGAAGGCTATGCTAGCTGGATATTTCATGCAAGTTGCCCATTTGGAGCGCACTGGCCACTATCTTACAGTAAAAGATAATCAA GTTGTACATTTGCACCCGTCAAATTGCCTGGACCATAAGCCAGAGTGGGTTATCTACAATGAATACGTTCTGACAAGCAGGAATTTTATCCGTACTGTAACGGATGTGCGTGGTGAATG GTTGATTGACATTGCTCCCCACTATTATGATTTGAGTAATTTCCCGAATTGTGAGGCGAAGCGTCAACTGGAGAAGTTATATAAGAAGCGGGAGAGCTCGAGGGAGGAGGGCAAGAATAGGAAGTGA
- the LOC140980566 gene encoding probable pre-mRNA-splicing factor ATP-dependent RNA helicase DEAH2 isoform X3, whose amino-acid sequence MGTERKRKVSLFDVVDEASASVKISRANGNDGMAASASTINRWNGRAFSQRYYEILDKRKSLPVWHQKDEFFQALKANQALILVGETGSGKTTQIPQFVLEAIEIESPDKRKKFMVGCTQPRRVAAMSVSRRVAEEMDVTIGEEVGYSIRFEDCSSARTVLKYLTDGMLLREAMTDPLLERYKVIILDEAHERTLATDVLFGLLKEVLKNRPDLKLVVMSATLEAEKFQGYFHGAPLMKVPGRLHPVEIFYTQDPERDYLEAAIKTVIQIHTFEGPGDILVFLTGEEEIEDACRKMTKEIANIGDHVGPVKIVPLYSTLPPAMQQKIFEAAPPPVVEGGPPGRKIVVSTNIAETSLTIDGIVYVIDPGFAKQKVYNPRIRVESLLVSPISKASAHQRSGRAGRTQPGKCFRLYTEKSFNNDLVAQTYPEILRSNLANTVLTLKKLGIDDLVHFDFMDPPAPETLMRALEVLNYLGALDDDGNLTKLGEIMSELPLDPQMAKMLVVSPEFNCSNEILSVSAMLSVSQYSLMKQMVSSRLYASADLPWASSVIINFFSSTQLLCPA is encoded by the exons ATGGGAACAGAGAGGAAAAGGAAGGTAAGCCTGTTTGACGTGGTGGACGAGGCATCGGCGTCGGTTAAGATCTCCAGAGCCAATGGAAACGATGGCATGGCTGCTTCTGCTTCGACAATTAACCGGTGGAATGGAAGGGCTTTCTCTCAGAGATATTATGAGATTCTGGATAAGAGGAAGTCCCTCCCCGTTTGGCATCAGAAAGATGAGTTCTTTCAGGCGCTTAAAGCTAATCAAGCCCTAATTCTTGTTGGGGAAACTGGCAGTGGTAAAACCACTCAG ATTCCTCAGTTTGTTCTGGAGGCTATAGAGATAGAGTCCCCGGATAAGCGCAAGAAGTTCATGGTTGGATGCACCCAGCCTCGGAGAGTGGCTGCAATGTCTGTTTCAAGAAGAGTGGCCGAAGAGATGGATGTGACTATTGGGGAGGAGGTTGGTTATAGTATTCGTTTTGAAGACTGCAGCAGTGCTAGAACAGTTTTGAA ATACTTAACAGATGGTATGCTTCTGAGAGAAGCCATGACTGATCCACTCTTGGAGAGATACAAAGTGATCATACTTGATGAGGCTCATGAGAGAACTTTGGCAACAGATGTTCTTTTTGGACTTCTGAAGGAAGTGTTGAAAAATAGGCCTGACTTGAAGCTAGTAGTCATGAGTGCTACGCTTGAGGCTGAAAAATTTCAGGGTTATTTTCATGGTGCACCATTAATGAAAGTGCCGGGAAGGCTTCATCCAGTTGAGATTTTTTACACACAGGATCCTGAAAGAGATTACCTGGAAGCCGCTATTAAGACTGTCATTCAGATACACACTTTTGAAGGTCCTggggatatacttgtgtttttAACTGGAGAAGAGGAAATTGAAGATGCTTGTCGCAAGATGACAAAAGAAATAGCCAACATTGGAGATCATGTTGGACCAGTTAAAATAGTACCACTATACTCCACCCTTCCTCCAGCTATGCAGCAGAAGATTTTTGAAGCTGCACCACCCCCAGTGGTGGAGGGCGGTCCACCTGGAAGGAAGATTGTCGTGTCCACAAATATTGCCGAAACCTCTTTAACTATTGATGGTATAGTTTATGTTATAGATCCAGGGTTTGCAAAACAGAAGGTTTATAACCCACGGATTCGTGTTGAGTCTCTCTTGGTTTCACCTATATCAAAGGCTAGTGCTCATCAGCGTTCAGGGCGTGCTGGTAGAACTCAGCCAGGCAAGTGTTTCAGGCTCTACACTGAAAAAAGTTTCAATAATGATCTTGTGGCGCAGACATATCCAGAGATACTGCGGTCAAACCTTGCAAATACAGTACTCACATTGAAGAAACTGGGAATAGACGATTTGGTCCATTTTGATTTTATGGACCCACCCGCTCCAGAGACACTGATGAGAGCACTGGAGGTCTTGAATTACTTAGGGGCCCTTGATGATGATGGAAATTTGACCAAGTTAGGTGAAATCATGAGTGAACTTCCATTAGATCCTCAAATGGCAAAAATGCTAGTTGTCAGCCCAGAGTTCAATTGTTCAAACGAGATTCTTTCAGTATCTGCTATGCTTTCAG TTTCTCAGTATTCTCTCATGAAGCAAATGGTATCTTCTCGCCTCTATGCATCTGCTGACCTTCCATGGGCCTCCTCTGTGATTATCAATTTTTTCTCTAGTACCCAATTGCTTTGTCCGGCCTAG
- the LOC140980566 gene encoding probable pre-mRNA-splicing factor ATP-dependent RNA helicase DEAH2 isoform X2 codes for MVGCTQPRRVAAMSVSRRVAEEMDVTIGEEVGYSIRFEDCSSARTVLKYLTDGMLLREAMTDPLLERYKVIILDEAHERTLATDVLFGLLKEVLKNRPDLKLVVMSATLEAEKFQGYFHGAPLMKVPGRLHPVEIFYTQDPERDYLEAAIKTVIQIHTFEGPGDILVFLTGEEEIEDACRKMTKEIANIGDHVGPVKIVPLYSTLPPAMQQKIFEAAPPPVVEGGPPGRKIVVSTNIAETSLTIDGIVYVIDPGFAKQKVYNPRIRVESLLVSPISKASAHQRSGRAGRTQPGKCFRLYTEKSFNNDLVAQTYPEILRSNLANTVLTLKKLGIDDLVHFDFMDPPAPETLMRALEVLNYLGALDDDGNLTKLGEIMSELPLDPQMAKMLVVSPEFNCSNEILSVSAMLSVPNCFVRPREAQKAADEAKARFGHIDGDHLTLLNVYHAYKQNKEDPQWCYENFVNHRALKSADNVRQQLARIMARFNLKLCSTDFNSRDYYVNIRKAMLAGYFMQVAHLERTGHYLTVKDNQVVHLHPSNCLDHKPEWVIYNEYVLTSRNFIRTVTDVRGEWLIDIAPHYYDLSNFPNCEAKRQLEKLYKKRESSREEGKNRK; via the exons ATGGTTGGATGCACCCAGCCTCGGAGAGTGGCTGCAATGTCTGTTTCAAGAAGAGTGGCCGAAGAGATGGATGTGACTATTGGGGAGGAGGTTGGTTATAGTATTCGTTTTGAAGACTGCAGCAGTGCTAGAACAGTTTTGAA ATACTTAACAGATGGTATGCTTCTGAGAGAAGCCATGACTGATCCACTCTTGGAGAGATACAAAGTGATCATACTTGATGAGGCTCATGAGAGAACTTTGGCAACAGATGTTCTTTTTGGACTTCTGAAGGAAGTGTTGAAAAATAGGCCTGACTTGAAGCTAGTAGTCATGAGTGCTACGCTTGAGGCTGAAAAATTTCAGGGTTATTTTCATGGTGCACCATTAATGAAAGTGCCGGGAAGGCTTCATCCAGTTGAGATTTTTTACACACAGGATCCTGAAAGAGATTACCTGGAAGCCGCTATTAAGACTGTCATTCAGATACACACTTTTGAAGGTCCTggggatatacttgtgtttttAACTGGAGAAGAGGAAATTGAAGATGCTTGTCGCAAGATGACAAAAGAAATAGCCAACATTGGAGATCATGTTGGACCAGTTAAAATAGTACCACTATACTCCACCCTTCCTCCAGCTATGCAGCAGAAGATTTTTGAAGCTGCACCACCCCCAGTGGTGGAGGGCGGTCCACCTGGAAGGAAGATTGTCGTGTCCACAAATATTGCCGAAACCTCTTTAACTATTGATGGTATAGTTTATGTTATAGATCCAGGGTTTGCAAAACAGAAGGTTTATAACCCACGGATTCGTGTTGAGTCTCTCTTGGTTTCACCTATATCAAAGGCTAGTGCTCATCAGCGTTCAGGGCGTGCTGGTAGAACTCAGCCAGGCAAGTGTTTCAGGCTCTACACTGAAAAAAGTTTCAATAATGATCTTGTGGCGCAGACATATCCAGAGATACTGCGGTCAAACCTTGCAAATACAGTACTCACATTGAAGAAACTGGGAATAGACGATTTGGTCCATTTTGATTTTATGGACCCACCCGCTCCAGAGACACTGATGAGAGCACTGGAGGTCTTGAATTACTTAGGGGCCCTTGATGATGATGGAAATTTGACCAAGTTAGGTGAAATCATGAGTGAACTTCCATTAGATCCTCAAATGGCAAAAATGCTAGTTGTCAGCCCAGAGTTCAATTGTTCAAACGAGATTCTTTCAGTATCTGCTATGCTTTCAG TACCCAATTGCTTTGTCCGGCCTAGGGAGGCGCAAAAGGCTGCAGATGAAGCAAAAGCCCGGTTCGGTCACATCGATGGGGATCACCTCACTCTGTTGAATGTGTATCATGCATACAAGCAAAACA AGGAAGATCCACAATGGTGCTATGAGAATTTCGTCAATCATAGGGCTCTTAAATCTGCGGACAATGTTAGACAACAGCTAGCTCGCATAATGGCTAGGTTCAACCTGAAGTTATGCAGCACGGATTTTAATAGTCGTGATTACTATGTGAATATTAGGAAGGCTATGCTAGCTGGATATTTCATGCAAGTTGCCCATTTGGAGCGCACTGGCCACTATCTTACAGTAAAAGATAATCAA GTTGTACATTTGCACCCGTCAAATTGCCTGGACCATAAGCCAGAGTGGGTTATCTACAATGAATACGTTCTGACAAGCAGGAATTTTATCCGTACTGTAACGGATGTGCGTGGTGAATG GTTGATTGACATTGCTCCCCACTATTATGATTTGAGTAATTTCCCGAATTGTGAGGCGAAGCGTCAACTGGAGAAGTTATATAAGAAGCGGGAGAGCTCGAGGGAGGAGGGCAAGAATAGGAAGTGA
- the LOC140980600 gene encoding F-box/kelch-repeat protein At1g67480-like yields MPGPFPVKRIKESDMCFSHLAHKATPDAKSDSILNNLKVSDDCHSPILPGLPDDVSKHCLALVPRSNFSSMGAVCKQWRSFIKSKEFITVRKLAGKLEEWLYILTMNAEGKESHWEVLDCYGHKHHQLPQMPGPVVAGFGVVVLNGKLLFIAGYSVVDGTQSVLADVHQYDSCLNSWSKLASMNVARYDFGCAEVNGVVYVVGGCGKDGDSLSCVEIYDPDTDKWTVIESMRRPRWGCFACGFEGKLYVMGGRSSFTIGNSRFVDVYSPERHTWCQIKNGCVMVTAHAVLGKKLCCMEWKNERRLAIFNPADNSWKMVPVPVAGSMSIGFRFGILDGKLLLFSLQEYPGYHTLLYDPNAAPGSEWQISDIKPSGSCLCSVTIKA; encoded by the exons ATGCCAGGCCCTTTTCCCGTGAAGAGAATAAAAGAATCAGACATGTGTTTCTCCCATTTGGCCCATAAAGCTACTCCGGATGCTAAAAGTGATTCAATCTTAAATAATTTGAAGGTTTCCGATGATTGTCATAGTCCCATCTTACCTGGATTGCCTGATGATGTCTCTAAGCACTGCCTTGCTCTTGTTCCTCGATCTAATTTTTCCTCCATGGGTGCTGTGTGCAAGCAATGGAGGTCTTTTATCAAAAGCAAGGAGTTCATCACCGTCAGAAAACTAGCTGGGAAGCTCGAGGAATGGCTTTACATCCTTACTATGAATGCTGAGGGAAAAGAGAGCCACTGGGAGGTTCTGGATTGTTACGGACACAAACACCATCAACTCCCACAAATGCCTGGACCTGTCGTAGCAGGCTTTGGCGTGGTTGTTCTCAATGGAAAACTTCTTTTTATTGCTGGCTACTCTGTGGTAGATGGAACTCAATCTGTTTTAGCAGATGTTCATCAATATGATTCTTGCCTCAACAG CTGGAGCAAATTAGCTAGCATGAATGTTGCGCGGTATGACTTTGGTTGTGCTGAGGTGAATGGTGTAGTCTATGTGGTTGGAGGATGTGGGAAGGATGGAGACTCTCTCTCATGTGTTGAGATTTATGACCCCGATACAGACAAGTGGACTGTGATAGAGAGTATGAGGCGACCAAGGTGGGGATGTTTTGCCTGTGGCTTCGAGGGGAAGCTCTATGTTATGGGAGGTAGGTCGAGTTTCACCATTGGAAACTCGAGGTTTGTTGATGTCTATAGCCCTGAGAGGCACACATGGTGCCAGATAAAAAATGGCTGTGTTATGGTTACTGCTCATGCAGTACTAGGAAAGAAGTTGTGTTGCATGGAATGGAAAAACGAACGTAGACTCGCTATATTTAACCCTGCGGACAACTCATGGAAGATGGTTCCTGTTCCTGTGGCAGGAAGCATGAGTATTGGGTTCCGATTTGGAATATTGGATGGAAAGCTTTTGTTGTTTTCGCTGCAGGAGTATCCTGGTTACCATACTCTGTTATACGATCCAAATGCCGCCCCAGGATCTGAAtggcagatatcagatataaaGCCATCGGGGTCGTGCTTATGCAGTGTCACAATCAAAGCTTGA